Proteins encoded within one genomic window of Sphingomonas cannabina:
- a CDS encoding CTP synthase, translating to MARFIFITGGVVSSLGKGLMAASLAALLQARGYKVRIRKFDPYLNVDPGTMSPYQHGEVYVTDDGAETDLDLGHYERFTGVSARQSDNVTSGRIYQTIIAKERRGDYLGATVQVIPHVTDAIKEFARADTDGLDFVLCEIGGTVGDIESLPFMEAIRQLRNDVGRQNACFVHLTLVPYIAAAGELKTKPTQHSVRDLTALGIQPDVLVCRCERPLPESERAKIALFCNVPPSAVIPALDAPSIYGVPLQYHAEGLDRAVLDAFGLPSEGEPDLRRWHDIMDRQLNPEGEVTVGVVGKYVGLQDAYKSLNEALVHGGIANRVKVNIRWIDAELFEGDETEIPAHLEPCHAILVPGAFGERGAEGKIASVRFAREREIPYFGICFGMQMACIEGARNLAGIDKASSTEFGPTDEPVVGLITEWMSEGGLEKREEGGDLGGTMRLGAYPAKLAGNSVVASIYGSAEISERHRHRYEVNTTYREALEQGGLVFSGMSPDGQLPEIVERPDHPWFVGVQFHPELKSKPFDPHPLFASFIEAAVKQSRLV from the coding sequence ATGGCGCGGTTTATTTTTATCACCGGCGGCGTGGTCAGCTCGCTTGGCAAGGGTCTGATGGCGGCAAGCCTCGCAGCATTGCTGCAGGCGCGCGGCTACAAGGTCCGCATCCGCAAGTTCGATCCCTACCTCAACGTCGATCCGGGCACGATGAGCCCGTATCAGCACGGCGAGGTCTATGTGACCGACGACGGCGCCGAGACCGATCTCGACCTCGGCCACTACGAGCGTTTCACCGGTGTGTCGGCGCGGCAGTCCGACAACGTCACCTCGGGCCGCATCTATCAGACGATCATCGCCAAGGAACGGCGCGGCGACTATCTCGGCGCCACCGTGCAGGTGATCCCGCACGTCACCGACGCTATCAAGGAATTCGCGCGCGCTGATACCGACGGGCTCGATTTCGTGCTGTGCGAGATCGGCGGCACCGTCGGCGACATCGAGTCGCTGCCGTTCATGGAGGCGATCCGCCAGCTGCGGAACGATGTCGGCCGGCAGAACGCCTGCTTCGTTCACCTGACCTTGGTGCCCTACATCGCTGCAGCCGGCGAACTGAAGACCAAGCCGACGCAGCACAGCGTGCGCGACCTGACCGCGCTCGGCATCCAGCCCGACGTGCTGGTGTGTCGCTGCGAGCGGCCGCTGCCGGAGAGCGAGCGCGCCAAGATCGCGCTGTTCTGCAACGTGCCGCCGAGCGCGGTCATCCCGGCGCTCGACGCGCCGTCGATCTATGGCGTGCCGCTGCAATATCATGCCGAGGGGCTGGACCGGGCGGTGCTCGACGCGTTCGGCCTGCCGTCCGAGGGCGAACCGGACCTTCGGCGCTGGCATGATATCATGGATCGCCAGCTCAACCCGGAAGGGGAAGTGACGGTCGGCGTCGTCGGCAAATATGTCGGGCTGCAGGATGCCTATAAGTCGCTGAACGAGGCGCTGGTCCATGGCGGCATCGCCAATCGGGTCAAGGTCAACATCCGCTGGATCGACGCCGAGCTGTTCGAGGGCGACGAGACGGAGATTCCGGCGCATCTCGAGCCCTGCCATGCGATCCTCGTCCCCGGCGCGTTCGGCGAGCGCGGCGCGGAGGGCAAGATCGCGTCGGTCCGCTTCGCGCGCGAGCGGGAAATTCCCTATTTCGGCATCTGCTTCGGGATGCAGATGGCGTGCATCGAGGGGGCGCGGAACCTCGCCGGTATCGATAAGGCGTCGTCGACCGAATTCGGCCCGACCGACGAACCGGTGGTCGGCCTCATTACCGAATGGATGAGCGAAGGCGGGCTCGAGAAGCGCGAAGAGGGCGGCGACCTCGGTGGCACGATGCGGCTCGGCGCCTATCCGGCGAAGCTCGCAGGCAACAGCGTGGTCGCGTCGATCTACGGCAGCGCCGAGATTTCGGAGCGCCACCGCCACCGCTACGAAGTCAACACAACCTATCGCGAGGCGCTGGAGCAGGGCGGTCTGGTATTCTCGGGCATGTCGCCCGACGGTCAGCTGCCCGAGATCGTCGAGCGGCCGGACCATCCGTGGTTCGTCGGCGTGCAGTTCCACCCGGAACTCAAGTCCAAGCCCTTCGACCCGCATCCGCTGTTCGCCAGCTTCATCGAAGCGGCGGTGAAGCAGAGCCGGCTGGTCTGA
- the secG gene encoding preprotein translocase subunit SecG yields the protein MFTFLLVVQAIVAALLVTVILMQKSEGGGLTSSGSPSGLMSARGAADFLTRSTAVLATIFVLLSIGLAFIAATRQSSTIDTSLARKAGNTPPAATAPLQTPAGDDALAGAAANAAAATQANAAAGNGAVPLVQ from the coding sequence CTGTTCACCTTTCTGCTCGTCGTCCAGGCGATTGTCGCCGCGCTGCTCGTCACCGTCATTCTGATGCAGAAGTCGGAGGGCGGCGGGCTCACCTCGTCGGGCAGCCCCTCCGGCCTGATGTCGGCGCGTGGCGCGGCGGACTTCCTGACCCGCTCGACCGCGGTCCTGGCGACGATCTTCGTGTTGCTCAGCATCGGGCTGGCCTTCATCGCGGCGACCCGCCAGTCGAGCACGATCGACACGAGCTTGGCGCGCAAGGCGGGCAATACCCCGCCCGCCGCCACCGCGCCGCTCCAGACGCCCGCCGGCGACGACGCGCTCGCCGGTGCCGCCGCCAACGCCGCCGCGGCGACGCAGGCCAATGCGGCTGCCGGCAACGGCGCGGTTCCGCTCGTCCAGTAA
- the pgl gene encoding 6-phosphogluconolactonase — protein MTDEIEWWDYDDAAEMAEAVAGDLAFVIESAIDARGTAVIALAGGKTPLPIYERLAETKLDWSRVTIIPGDERIVPLGDPLSNVTAIGKVFIPKRARVIPLLSATAPDYKAAGRAADALLQDLHWPLDLCLLGVGGDGHCASIFPGPDYDEALNGPKERRALGVMPDPLPPEAPVPRVTLSRAAIVSARALTIAITGDAKRQVVEDAVKGGASSPYPIGRILADVELPVDIHWSPA, from the coding sequence ATGACCGACGAAATCGAATGGTGGGACTATGACGACGCGGCCGAGATGGCGGAGGCGGTCGCCGGTGACCTCGCCTTCGTGATCGAGAGTGCGATCGACGCGCGCGGGACGGCGGTGATCGCGCTCGCCGGCGGCAAGACCCCGCTTCCCATCTACGAGCGGCTCGCCGAGACCAAGCTCGACTGGTCGCGCGTCACCATCATCCCCGGCGACGAGCGCATCGTGCCGCTCGGCGACCCGCTGTCGAACGTGACCGCGATCGGCAAGGTCTTCATCCCCAAGCGCGCCCGCGTCATCCCGCTGCTCAGCGCCACCGCGCCCGACTACAAGGCGGCCGGCCGCGCCGCCGACGCGCTGCTCCAGGACCTCCACTGGCCGCTCGACCTCTGCCTGCTCGGCGTCGGCGGCGACGGGCATTGCGCCTCGATCTTCCCCGGTCCCGACTACGACGAGGCGCTGAACGGCCCCAAGGAGCGCCGCGCGCTCGGTGTGATGCCCGATCCGCTGCCGCCCGAAGCCCCCGTCCCGCGCGTCACGCTGAGCCGCGCCGCCATCGTCTCCGCCCGCGCGCTCACCATCGCCATCACCGGCGACGCCAAGCGCCAGGTGGTCGAGGATGCTGTGAAAGGCGGTGCCTCCTCCCCCTATCCGATCGGCCGCATCCTTGCCGACGTGGAACTGCCGGTCGACATCCACTGGAGCCCCGCATGA
- the zwf gene encoding glucose-6-phosphate dehydrogenase, translating into MTEAVGKLLLFGATGDLAQRMLLPSLYGLHADGLLPEKLTITGTARSDHDDAGYRDFASKALDEFLPADRKDKAAIASFLDRLGYQPLDASKLDGFPALAEKIGDVSGGLAIFLSTAPFLFEPTIKGLDSVGLAGETVRIGLEKPLGHDLASSREINDAVAHAFPEERTFRIDHYLGKETVQNILALRFGNSLFEPIWNARGIDHVQITIAETVGLEDRAGYYDTAGALRDMVQNHMLQLLALIAMEPPARFDGTSIRDEKVKVLRSLRRIAPAEVGHLTVTGQYGAGAVKGEIVKGYDEELGKDSSTETFVAIKAHVDNWRWQGVPFYLRTGKRLPQRQSEISIQFKGVPHSIFAERGGQLQPNTLVIRLQPEEYVRLLVMAKQPGLDREGIRLREVPLNLSLEHEFAGTRRRIAYERLLLDLIEGDPTLFVRRDEVEAQWQWIDAIRAGWIANDIKPKPYPSGSWGPSASIALTERDGVTWTE; encoded by the coding sequence ATGACCGAAGCCGTTGGCAAGCTGCTTTTGTTCGGCGCGACGGGCGATCTCGCCCAGCGCATGTTGCTGCCGTCGCTCTACGGCCTCCATGCCGACGGGCTGCTGCCCGAGAAGCTCACCATCACCGGCACCGCGCGGTCGGATCATGACGACGCCGGCTATCGCGATTTCGCCAGCAAGGCGCTCGACGAGTTCCTGCCCGCCGACCGCAAGGACAAGGCGGCGATCGCCTCCTTCCTCGACCGGCTTGGCTACCAGCCGCTCGACGCCTCGAAGCTGGACGGCTTCCCCGCCCTCGCCGAGAAGATCGGCGACGTCTCTGGGGGGCTCGCCATTTTCCTGTCGACAGCGCCTTTCCTGTTCGAGCCGACGATCAAGGGCCTCGATTCGGTCGGCCTCGCCGGCGAGACGGTGCGGATCGGCCTGGAGAAGCCGCTCGGCCACGATCTCGCCTCCAGCCGCGAGATCAACGATGCGGTCGCCCATGCCTTCCCCGAGGAGCGCACCTTCCGCATCGACCATTATCTCGGCAAGGAGACGGTGCAGAACATCCTGGCGCTGCGCTTCGGCAACTCGCTGTTCGAGCCGATCTGGAACGCGCGCGGGATCGACCATGTCCAGATCACCATCGCCGAGACGGTGGGGCTGGAGGATCGGGCCGGCTATTACGATACCGCCGGGGCGCTGCGCGACATGGTGCAGAACCACATGCTCCAGCTGCTCGCGTTGATCGCGATGGAGCCGCCTGCCCGCTTCGACGGCACCTCGATCCGTGACGAGAAGGTCAAGGTGCTGCGCTCGCTCCGCCGCATCGCGCCGGCCGAGGTCGGCCACCTCACCGTCACCGGCCAGTACGGCGCCGGCGCGGTCAAGGGCGAGATCGTCAAGGGCTATGACGAGGAGCTCGGGAAGGATTCGAGCACCGAGACCTTCGTCGCGATCAAGGCGCACGTCGACAATTGGCGCTGGCAGGGCGTGCCCTTCTACCTGCGCACCGGCAAGCGCCTGCCCCAGCGCCAGAGCGAGATCTCGATCCAGTTCAAGGGCGTGCCCCACTCGATCTTCGCCGAGCGCGGCGGGCAGCTCCAGCCCAACACGCTGGTGATCCGCCTCCAGCCCGAGGAATATGTCCGCCTGCTGGTGATGGCGAAGCAGCCCGGGCTCGACCGCGAGGGCATCAGGCTGCGCGAGGTGCCGCTCAACCTCAGCCTTGAGCACGAGTTCGCCGGCACCCGCCGCCGCATCGCCTATGAGCGGTTGCTGCTCGATCTGATCGAGGGCGACCCCACCCTCTTCGTCCGCCGCGACGAGGTGGAGGCGCAATGGCAGTGGATCGACGCGATCCGCGCCGGCTGGATCGCCAACGACATCAAGCCCAAGCCCTATCCCTCGGGAAGCTGGGGCCCGTCCGCCAGCATCGCGCTCACCGAACGGGACGGCGTGACGTGGACGGAGTAG
- a CDS encoding C40 family peptidase: MQNSGNSSPATPRPTPHTDTFPTTPTRKRFALAGRSHAFDPRVDAARGDLADLRLADRLFAPHYAAAMTRGVTQRTPVYAVIGGEQRSEVLMGETFDVLELSRGYAWGVSPIDGAVGFVAIDALGPVVAPSHIVIGQGIPDLPMGSRIVGDQSFTEADVRPLDAPVEDFVHIAERLVGVPSVPGGRSGAGVDAGGLVFLSLSLAGIRVPRFVDLQATIGRAIGEDAPMLRGDLLFFDGEVAIATDETHAIRVADRVVQVPIADLGAISVRRRLP, encoded by the coding sequence TTGCAGAATTCGGGCAATTCCTCGCCGGCGACGCCCCGGCCGACGCCCCACACCGACACGTTTCCGACCACGCCCACGCGTAAGCGTTTCGCGCTTGCCGGGCGCAGCCATGCCTTCGATCCGCGCGTCGATGCCGCCCGCGGCGACCTTGCCGATCTGCGCCTCGCCGACCGGCTGTTCGCGCCGCATTACGCCGCTGCGATGACGCGGGGCGTGACGCAGCGCACGCCGGTCTATGCAGTGATCGGCGGGGAGCAGCGCTCCGAGGTGCTGATGGGCGAGACCTTCGACGTGCTGGAGCTCTCCCGCGGCTATGCCTGGGGTGTCAGCCCTATCGACGGCGCCGTCGGCTTCGTCGCGATCGACGCGCTCGGCCCGGTCGTCGCGCCGAGCCACATCGTGATCGGCCAAGGCATTCCCGACCTGCCGATGGGCAGTCGCATCGTGGGCGACCAGAGCTTCACGGAAGCCGACGTCCGCCCGCTCGACGCGCCGGTGGAGGATTTCGTCCATATCGCCGAGCGGTTGGTCGGCGTGCCCTCGGTTCCCGGCGGACGGTCGGGCGCCGGCGTCGACGCCGGCGGCCTCGTCTTCCTCTCGCTCTCGCTGGCGGGCATCCGCGTGCCTCGATTCGTCGATCTCCAGGCGACAATCGGTCGTGCTATAGGTGAGGACGCACCGATGCTCCGCGGCGACCTTCTCTTCTTCGATGGCGAGGTGGCGATCGCCACCGACGAGACCCACGCGATTCGTGTCGCCGACCGGGTCGTACAGGTCCCGATCGCCGATCTCGGCGCCATTTCCGTGCGGCGGAGGCTCCCGTGA
- a CDS encoding MarR family transcriptional regulator: MHTLVDYVRSGEPDLTNRQMALLLLVYLDPGPHTVRGLARALNVSKPVVTRALNRLGALGYLRRQRDDADKRNIFVARTTKGADFLAEFGQFLAGDAPADAPHRHVSDHAHA, from the coding sequence ATGCATACGCTGGTCGATTACGTCCGCTCGGGCGAGCCGGATCTCACCAATCGGCAGATGGCGCTGCTGCTGCTTGTCTATCTCGATCCCGGCCCCCATACAGTGCGCGGATTGGCGCGCGCGCTGAACGTCTCGAAACCGGTCGTCACGCGCGCCTTGAATCGTCTGGGCGCGCTCGGCTATCTGCGCCGCCAACGCGACGATGCCGACAAGCGCAACATCTTCGTCGCGCGCACGACCAAGGGGGCAGACTTTCTTGCAGAATTCGGGCAATTCCTCGCCGGCGACGCCCCGGCCGACGCCCCACACCGACACGTTTCCGACCACGCCCACGCGTAA
- the glk gene encoding glucokinase, protein MEVVAVDIGGTHARFAIAEVEGGRVVRLGEPDTLKTAEHASLQTAWQHFAKDYGKPLPRAAAIAVASPVNDELIKLTNNPWIIRPRLVPERLDVDDYVLINDFGAVGHAVAQVPHDQFVHICGPDTELPERGSITVCGPGTGLGVAQVFRGAERYHVIETEGGHMDFAPLDRIEDAMLQRLRRTYTRVSAERIAAGPGIVAIYETLAEIEGRPIQRLDDKAIWALAFEGKDSLALAALDRFCLSLGAIAGDLALAHGPKGVVIAGGLGLKLKDKLLASGFGQRFVAKGRFQSLMASIPVKLITHPQPGLFGAAAAYAQKLEGFHS, encoded by the coding sequence TTGGAAGTCGTAGCAGTCGACATCGGCGGGACCCACGCCCGCTTCGCCATCGCCGAGGTCGAGGGCGGCCGCGTCGTCCGTCTCGGCGAGCCCGACACGCTCAAGACCGCCGAGCACGCGAGCCTGCAGACCGCCTGGCAGCATTTCGCCAAGGATTACGGCAAGCCCCTCCCCCGCGCCGCCGCGATCGCGGTCGCCTCGCCGGTGAACGACGAACTGATCAAACTCACCAACAATCCGTGGATCATCCGTCCGCGGCTCGTTCCGGAACGGCTCGACGTCGACGATTACGTCCTCATCAACGATTTCGGCGCGGTCGGCCACGCCGTCGCCCAGGTGCCGCACGACCAGTTCGTCCACATATGCGGTCCCGACACCGAGCTCCCCGAGCGCGGCTCGATCACCGTGTGCGGTCCCGGCACCGGGCTCGGCGTCGCCCAGGTATTCCGCGGCGCCGAGCGCTATCACGTGATCGAGACCGAGGGCGGCCACATGGACTTCGCCCCGCTCGACCGCATCGAGGACGCGATGCTCCAGCGGCTGCGCAGGACCTACACCCGCGTCTCCGCCGAGCGCATCGCCGCCGGCCCCGGCATCGTCGCCATCTACGAGACGCTGGCCGAGATCGAGGGCCGTCCGATCCAGCGGCTCGACGACAAGGCGATCTGGGCGCTGGCGTTCGAGGGCAAGGACAGCCTCGCCCTCGCCGCGCTCGACCGCTTCTGCCTGAGCCTCGGCGCGATCGCGGGCGACCTCGCGCTTGCCCATGGCCCCAAGGGTGTGGTGATCGCCGGCGGCCTCGGCCTCAAGCTCAAGGACAAGCTGCTCGCATCGGGCTTCGGCCAGCGCTTCGTCGCCAAGGGGCGGTTCCAGTCGCTGATGGCGTCGATCCCGGTCAAGCTCATCACCCATCCCCAGCCCGGCCTGTTCGGCGCCGCCGCGGCCTACGCCCAGAAACTCGAAGGATTCCACTCGTGA
- the argC gene encoding N-acetyl-gamma-glutamyl-phosphate reductase, translating into MKHSVFIDGAAGTTGLEIRERLAGRDEIALIALDDAQRKDPEARRQALNDAAFVILCLPDDAARESVALIDNPRTRVIDASTAHRVAEGWAYGFAELEPSQAAAIAEAPRVTNPGCYPTGFLALVRPLVRAGLIPADWALSVNAVSGYSGGGRSMIEEFEKGTEQTAWRGYGLTLAHKHVPEMQRHARLEHPPIFMPSVANTYRGMVVEVPLPLHALPRRPSIEAVTEVLEAAYQASPIVRVATDAPPLIRIEEDAGTDRLTLRVFGNAERGQARLVATLDNLGKGAAGAAVQNLNIMAGLDPTAGLVL; encoded by the coding sequence GTGAAGCACAGCGTGTTCATCGACGGCGCCGCCGGCACCACCGGCCTCGAAATCCGCGAACGGCTCGCCGGGCGCGACGAGATCGCACTGATCGCGCTCGACGACGCCCAGCGCAAGGACCCGGAAGCGCGGCGCCAGGCGCTCAACGACGCCGCCTTCGTCATCCTATGCCTGCCCGACGACGCCGCGCGCGAGAGCGTCGCGCTGATCGATAACCCGCGCACCCGCGTGATCGACGCCTCGACCGCGCATCGCGTGGCGGAGGGCTGGGCTTATGGCTTCGCTGAACTCGAACCAAGCCAGGCCGCTGCGATCGCCGAGGCTCCGCGGGTCACCAATCCAGGCTGCTACCCTACCGGTTTCCTTGCGCTCGTCCGCCCGCTGGTCCGCGCCGGGCTGATCCCGGCCGACTGGGCGCTCAGCGTCAACGCCGTCTCCGGCTATTCGGGCGGCGGCCGCTCGATGATCGAGGAGTTCGAGAAGGGCACGGAGCAGACCGCCTGGCGCGGCTACGGCCTCACCCTCGCCCACAAGCATGTGCCCGAGATGCAGCGCCACGCCCGGCTCGAGCATCCGCCGATCTTCATGCCCTCGGTCGCCAACACCTATCGCGGCATGGTGGTCGAGGTGCCGCTGCCGCTCCACGCCCTGCCGCGCCGCCCGAGCATCGAGGCGGTGACCGAGGTGCTGGAGGCGGCCTATCAGGCGAGCCCGATCGTCCGCGTCGCCACCGACGCCCCGCCACTGATCCGCATCGAGGAGGATGCGGGCACCGACCGGCTCACCCTGCGCGTATTCGGCAATGCCGAGCGCGGCCAGGCACGGCTCGTCGCGACGCTCGACAACCTCGGCAAGGGCGCGGCGGGCGCGGCGGTGCAGAACCTCAACATCATGGCGGGCCTCGATCCGACTGCGGGCCTCGTTCTCTAA
- a CDS encoding Hsp20 family protein yields the protein MRQFDFTPYRRSTIGFDRLFDLLEASARSSSGDNYPPFNLERVGEDHYRITIAVAGFKPGEIDITAQQNLLLVTGRKGETSNDNHAAQMLHLGIANRGFERRFELADFVRVESADLADGLLTIELVREVPEAMKPKKIAIGTATAQEPAIEHKAADAA from the coding sequence ATGCGTCAGTTCGACTTTACCCCCTACCGCCGCTCGACGATCGGCTTCGACCGGCTGTTCGACCTGCTCGAGGCGAGCGCCCGCAGCAGCTCGGGCGACAATTACCCGCCCTTCAACCTCGAGCGCGTCGGTGAGGACCATTACAGGATCACCATCGCCGTCGCCGGCTTCAAGCCCGGCGAGATCGACATCACGGCACAGCAGAACCTGCTGCTCGTCACCGGCCGGAAGGGCGAGACCAGCAACGACAATCACGCCGCGCAGATGCTGCACCTCGGCATCGCCAACCGCGGCTTCGAGCGTCGTTTCGAGCTCGCCGACTTCGTCCGCGTCGAATCGGCCGACCTCGCCGACGGCCTGCTCACCATCGAGCTGGTCCGCGAGGTGCCCGAGGCGATGAAGCCCAAGAAGATCGCGATCGGCACCGCCACCGCGCAGGAGCCAGCGATCGAGCACAAGGCCGCCGATGCGGCCTGA
- the edd gene encoding phosphogluconate dehydratase has protein sequence MTLHPEVAAVTDRIIERSKPGRAAYLGLMEGQRATGVDRPMLGCANLAHGYAGTDEDRDAMRPANRMNIGIVTAYNDMLSAHATYYRYPEQMKIWAREAGVTAQVAGGVPAMCDGVTQGYAGMELSLFSRDTIALSTAIALSHGMFEGAALLGICDKIVPGLLIGALRFGHLPMVLIPGGPMRSGLANKDKARIRELYAEGKASREELLDAEIAAYHSKGTCTFYGTANSNQMMMEAMGLHMPGAAFPNPGTKLRQELTRAAVHRLAKIGWDGNDYRPLAECVDERAIVNAMVALLATGGSTNHLIHLPAIARAAGITIDWEDFDRLSKVVPLLTRVYPNGSADVNMFEDAGGPPLVIRELLKGGLLHDDIVTIAGEMKDYARKPHIENEELVWRDLPEESGDDSIVRLIDNPFQPEGGFRILAGNLGRACIKVSAVDPDRWTIEAPCRVFTDQSEVQAAFKAGELDRDVVVVVRFQGPQANGMPELHKLTPPLGVLQNRGFRVALVTDGRMSGASGKVPCAIHVSPEAKGGGPIAKLRDGDIVRLDSEAGVLTALVDEAEWAARPLAEPPAPALGTGRELFALMRRGVSTAEEGASAMLAEMAA, from the coding sequence ATGACCCTCCACCCCGAAGTCGCCGCGGTCACCGACCGCATCATCGAACGCTCGAAGCCGGGCCGCGCCGCCTATCTCGGGCTGATGGAAGGCCAGCGTGCCACCGGCGTCGACCGGCCGATGCTCGGCTGCGCCAACCTCGCCCACGGCTATGCCGGTACCGACGAGGACCGCGACGCGATGCGGCCGGCCAACCGGATGAACATCGGGATTGTAACGGCTTACAACGACATGTTGTCAGCCCATGCGACCTATTACCGCTACCCGGAGCAGATGAAAATCTGGGCGCGCGAGGCCGGCGTCACCGCCCAGGTCGCCGGCGGCGTGCCGGCGATGTGCGACGGCGTGACGCAGGGCTATGCCGGCATGGAGCTGTCGCTGTTCAGCCGCGACACCATCGCCCTCTCCACCGCCATCGCGCTCAGCCACGGCATGTTCGAGGGTGCGGCGCTGCTCGGCATCTGCGACAAGATCGTGCCGGGCCTGCTGATCGGCGCGCTGCGCTTCGGCCATCTGCCGATGGTGCTGATCCCCGGCGGCCCGATGCGGTCCGGCCTCGCCAACAAGGACAAGGCCCGCATCCGCGAGCTCTACGCCGAGGGCAAGGCGAGCCGCGAGGAACTGCTCGACGCCGAGATCGCCGCCTATCATTCGAAGGGTACCTGCACCTTCTACGGCACCGCCAATTCCAACCAGATGATGATGGAGGCGATGGGCCTCCACATGCCCGGCGCCGCCTTCCCCAACCCCGGCACCAAGCTCCGCCAGGAATTGACCCGCGCCGCGGTGCACCGGCTGGCGAAGATCGGCTGGGACGGCAACGACTATCGCCCGCTCGCCGAATGCGTCGACGAGCGCGCGATCGTCAACGCGATGGTAGCGCTGCTCGCGACCGGCGGCTCGACCAATCATCTCATCCACCTGCCGGCGATCGCCCGCGCGGCGGGGATCACGATCGACTGGGAGGATTTCGACCGCCTGTCGAAGGTCGTTCCCCTCCTCACCCGCGTCTATCCCAACGGCAGCGCGGACGTGAACATGTTCGAGGACGCCGGCGGTCCGCCGCTGGTGATCCGCGAGCTGCTGAAGGGTGGCCTGCTCCACGACGACATCGTCACCATCGCCGGCGAAATGAAGGACTACGCCCGCAAACCTCATATCGAGAATGAGGAGCTGGTCTGGCGCGACCTGCCCGAGGAAAGCGGCGACGACAGCATCGTCCGGCTGATCGACAACCCCTTCCAGCCCGAGGGTGGCTTCCGCATCCTCGCCGGCAATCTCGGCCGCGCCTGCATCAAGGTATCGGCGGTCGATCCCGATCGCTGGACGATCGAGGCGCCCTGCCGCGTCTTCACCGACCAGTCGGAGGTCCAGGCCGCGTTCAAGGCGGGCGAGCTCGACCGAGACGTGGTGGTGGTGGTCCGCTTCCAGGGCCCGCAGGCGAACGGCATGCCCGAGCTCCACAAGCTCACCCCGCCGCTCGGCGTGCTCCAGAACCGCGGCTTCCGCGTCGCGCTGGTCACCGACGGCCGCATGTCGGGCGCGAGCGGCAAGGTGCCCTGCGCAATTCACGTCTCGCCCGAGGCGAAGGGCGGCGGCCCGATTGCCAAGCTGCGCGACGGCGACATCGTCCGCCTCGATAGCGAGGCCGGCGTGCTGACCGCGCTGGTCGACGAGGCCGAATGGGCCGCCCGCCCGCTCGCCGAGCCGCCCGCCCCCGCGCTCGGCACCGGCCGCGAGCTGTTCGCGCTGATGCGCCGCGGCGTCTCGACCGCCGAGGAAGGCGCCTCGGCGATGCTGGCGGAGATGGCAGCGTGA